Sequence from the Saccharopolyspora pogona genome:
GTAGCTCACCTTGTCAGCGTCGATGAACACCATGTCGATGTGCTCGGTCTTCGGCATCGCCCTCAGCGTGCCCGCGGCTTGTCCGAGCCGGACCTCTATCCGGTCGGCGACACCCTCCTTTTCCCAGGCCTGCTGGGCGATCTCGGTCCACTCGCTGGACAGGTCGCAGGTGACGATCTGCCCGCCGGCTCCCAATCCCCGAGCCATGGCCAGTGTGGAGTAGCCGGTGTAAGTGCCGATCTCCACGATCCGGGAGGCGCCGGTGAGCTGGACAAGCAGGGTGAGCAGCACACCCTGCTCGTGTGGGATTTGCATCTCCGCAGATGCGCCGAGCGCGTTCGTCTGGTCGATGAGCCACTGCTGGGCCTGCGTGGGAGGTTCGGTTTGGCGCAATAAATATTCGTACCGTCGTTGGTTCATCACGATGGTCTTCAGTTCGGGCGATTGCAGGTCAGTCATGGGAGGAACCTTCCGAGGAAGTTGGACGTGATGAGGTTCCAGAGGTTCATGGAGCTATCGGTCACGCTTCGAGCGACCGCGTCGATCTCGGCGGAGCGGGCCCCGGCCCAGTCGGCGGGAACGACCAGCGGCATGCTACCCAGGTCGTCGAGCACCACCATGCAAAGGCGCAGCAACTGCATGGCGAACCCCTGGCGGCAGATCTCCGTGCGCCGCACGTGGAAGTAGGCATCATAGAGATCGCGCCTCTGATCCGTGACGATGTCGGCCTCCTGGCCCGCCGTGCGCAACAGCGATTCCCCGCCACGAGCGAGCCGGTGCGCTACCGCCATGTGCACCACCCGGTTCGCCTTGCTCGCCGCGGTGAGTGGCGCGGTCGCGTGCGCCGGGTGCTGCTTCCTGACCTCGCGCAGCAACGCGGGCACGAGATCGTAGTCGCGTGCCCAGCGTCCGCTGAAAGCGCTTTCGGCCGCGGCCATCTCCGGCCTGATGGTGCGGTCGTACACATCAACCGAGCAGCTTCCTGCGTACAGCAACAGAAGCGAGTAGACGTCGTACGTCAGTGCCGCACCGCGAATCAGCTCCGAGGAGGGCCGCCGCTGCCTGGTCAGCTCTTTCAAGCAGTCGGCGAGGACTCGCCATACACAGAAGGTTGTCTGGTGCCCGATCCACCAGCGGTACCTCGCCAGCGCACACTCGTCGCCGAGCGGTGACGGTCCCCACCCTGGGGGCGGGTGCATGTCGCAGTCGACGGAGGCGAAGCCGACGTCGGGATAAGGAAGCCGAAGGATTTCAAGGCCTTGCACGCCCTGGCCAAAGACGCGGGCCAGCTCACCAACGGAGGTCATTCAGTTCACCTGATTCTGGTTTTCGAGCTCGTCCGCGAACTCGTCGAGCACTTCGGCGGCGCGCAAGACATCCGCGCGCAGCGGGCGGTCCGGTTCGATGGCCGGAACGGCCTCGATCAGCCGGTCGAGCACGGTGACGCATGCCGGGGCGGTCGGCGCCCGGCCTACGTGGACCGCCTGCCGCAACGCCACGGCTAGCGAACCATGCAGCCACCGCAAGGATTCCGCCTGATCAAGCGCGCTCAGTGCGGCTTGAGTGCCGAAAGGCACGACGTCCTGGTTGTGCAGATTCGTCGGCACGCTCTGCATTGACGCAGGCGTGCAAGTGCGGCGCATGTGCACGACGGCCGACGTGGCAACCAGCTGAACGCCCTGCACCCCGTGCTGCTCGCCAGGTGTCGTCGCCAGCATTGGAGGCAGACCTCCGTTGCGGTGCGGATCGACCATCAGATCCAGCTGCCGCTCAGCGAGGTTCGCGATCTGCACTGTCACGAGCGACAACAGATCCGCCGCGAACGCGACCGGCTGACCGAAGAAGTTGCCGCCGTGGACAATTTCGCCGTGCTCCGGAAAGAACAGCGGGTTGTCGCTGATACCGTTCAGATCCGTCCGCACAACCTGGTCCGCATGGGCAATCGATGCCGCAGCGGCGCCGAGCAGTTGCGGCACGCACCGGATGCTGTACGGCTCCTGCAGACCACGGTCACCGGTGGGCACGGTGCCTTGCAAGAGGTTACGCATGTGCTGCGCGACCTCAGCGGCTCCTGGATGCGCGAATGCGCCCATCAGATGAGGCGAGAGGTAACCGGTGGCGCATCCCAGCACGTCCGCCATCACCGCCGACAACGTCCACGCGACGACGTGAGATCGCCGGATTGAGGCGAGTGCCAGCCCGGCCGCCGCAGCCGTGAGCGACGTACCGTTTACCAGGCCTAACGCGTCCCGTCCGTCCAGCTCCAAGGCTGGCAACCCACTTTCGACCAAAGCTTGCCCCGCAGGCATCCGCTGCCCTCCGTGATAGGCGGCGCCGATGCCGCGTAACGCTTGTACGGCATGGGCGAGCGGGACGAGGTCACCACTCGCGCCGACCGAACCGATTCGCGGTACGGCGGGGGAAAATTCGGTGCGCAACATCGCCGCGAGTGCTTCCAGCACGGTGTAGGAAACACCCGAGCGTCCTTGTGCGAGCGATCGCAGCCTGATCAGCAGCGCTGCCCGTACCACTGCGGGCTTCAGGTCGTCTCCTTGCCCGGTGCTCAGATGGCTGAGCGTGTTCTCGCACTGGTCAGCGGAGTTGACGCGTCCGCTGAAATCCACCAGCGGTCCGAATCCTGTAGTCGCTCCGTAAACCGCCTGACCTTCGGTCAATGACTGCATCATGAAGGCCCTGCAGGCGAGGACGCGGTCTCTTGTTACCTCATCGATACGGATGTTCAGCGGCTGTGCGGCCGACGACAACATTTCCGGAGTTAGTTCTCCCGAGACGTCGATGATCGGGGTCGACAGCGCACTGGTCCCGGACATCATGAAAAGACCTCCACATTGCGAACGAGACCGCCAACGATAGGATTCGGCGAGCGCCGACCAACCGCTGCGGGGTCAAGAGATTCGGATCAGTGCTTTGATGGCGGTGCGGTTGTCCATCTGGCGGTATGCCTCCGGCACGGCTTCCAGGCCAACGGTGAGATCGAACACCGGCGAGGAGTCGATGCGGCCGTCCAGCACACGGTCGATCAACCGGGGGATGATGACGCGGGCGGGCGCCAGACCACCCGTAATCTTTAGGTTGCGCAGAAAGACCTGCTCTGCGCCGGGCAAAGCGGCGTGCGGGGCGCCGACGAGCGCGACCGTGCCGCCGTCTCTGACCGCACCCACCGCGGTGTCCATCGCCTCCTGGGTACCGACACAGTCGACCACCGCGTCAACGCCATGTCCTGCGGTGAGCTCGCGAACACGTGCGACGGCGTCCGCTCCCCGATCCGGCACCGTCTCGGTCGCACCGAACTTCTGCCCGACCCGAGCCCGCAATTCGTGCCTGCTCAACAGAAGGATTTCCGCCGCACCCGCAGCACGCGCCGCGAGCACAGCGCACAAGCCGACCGCTCCGTCACCGATTACGGCCACCGTCGACCCGGGCCCGGTGCCCGCGTTGCCGATCGCATAGTGGCCGGTCGACATGACATCGGCCAACGCCAGTACCGACGGGAGTCGTTCGTCCTCCGCCGTCATCGGCAATGCGATCAGAGTCGCGTCGGCATAGGGCACGCGGACAGCCTCACCTTGCCCTCCGTCGCTGCTGCCACCCCACATCGCGCCGTCGGCGCAGGATGTCGGTAGCCCCTTCCGGCATGCGGTGCAGGTGCCGTCGGCCCACATGAACGGAGCCAGCACCAGCTGACCTCGGCGGAAATTCTCGACCGCGTTGCCGAGTTCCTCGACCACGCCGAGGAACTCGTGGCCAGCCCGTGGGCCCGGAGGGATTTCCCCGAGGCCGCGATAGCCCCACAGATCGGTACCGCAGACGGCGGCGAGCACGACTCGAACAATGACATCTGTTGGTTCGACGAGAACTGGATCCGGGACGTCCTCTACGCGAATTCCGTGGACACCGGTGCGAACTGCGGCACGCATTTCGTCCCCTTCATTTCCGATATTGAGTAGGTCTGCATCGGAACTCCTTCATGGCGGCGGCGCGAGTGCTCCCTCGTCCATCGGCGGAATCCTGTTGGGTATACGCGCACCGCACGTGCTCAAGTTGCTCGGTCATGTTCCTAGTTCCTCCGCCGCTGCAAACCAAGCCATCAGCTGTTGCGCAGCATCTTCGCGACGAGAAAGGCGACCTTCGACGGACTGCTGGCCGTTCAGGAGCGGATCACACGCGGTCTTGTGCGGGAGGTCCGCGGTCAGTGAGCGCCTGCGGACCACCGAGACACTCGGTGACATCCTCACCGGTGAGTTCGACGTGAACCCCTCCCCGGATGAGCACTGAGCGCCCGATGAACCTCGAAGAAGCCTTCGATCTCGTCCGCGATCCGGTCGAAATGCTCTGTCTTCAGGACGTCTTGGACGTTTCGGTGTTGGCATGTACAGGATCACCTTGTGGGTGATACGCGACAGGACCAGAGACAAGTAGGCAACGATGTATATCGATACATTGAAATATGCCCGAACGGGCAGCTTTCAATGTCGTTCTTGCACTGGTTCCCGGCGTCCTACTCCGACTTCAGTTCCAACCTGCGCTTAGATGATTGATTCGTGCGCCCAGGAGGGCAGGAGGTGAAGGCGTGACGTAGCGGTGGATTTTTCTGTTCGTAAGCTCGTCGTCGCTTGCCGGCGGCCTAAGTCCGGTCCGGGAATGGTCAGGCAGCCCGGTAGCAGACTGCGGCCAAGGCTGATCCCGGACGACGGTTTCACGCGCTGCGAGACAAGGTCTTCCGCAGGGACGTCTTGTGGCGTGGGTGGGTCGCGGTCAGGGCAAAGGCAAGATCACTGTGTGTTGCGCCCTGCAACTTGGAGTGACAGGAGGGGGAGTGTTCGTGTGCGGTCCCTGCTGATCCATTCGGTTGTCCGGCGGATGTCGTTGTGTCCAGTTATGCGAAGCATCGATATTGCGGTATTCCGTAATGTTGCCAGTATATGGGCACCGGTCCCGGTATAGATTTGTTGTGCGTCTTCGTGGTATGTCGTGTCACGGACGTGATGGCTTTTGTTTTCTATTCCCCAGTGGTCGCGGACTTGGTCGTGTAGGTCTTCGGCGGTGACTGTGGTGGTGTTCTGGCTGGTGATGATCCAGGCGCGCTCTTTGCTGACGAGTTCTCCGGAAAAAGTTGTTTCTTCTCGTTTGACGCAGGCTACGGAACGCGCGTGTGGGAAATCGATTCCGCCGGCGTCGGTAATCCAGGTAGTCCAGCGGCGTATCCGGCCGTGGGTGTCATCGACGACGACATGATGCGGTGTTTTCCGCAAGAGCGGAAGAACGCGGTCGAATACCTTTTCCTTAAGCACCGCTTGATTTCCCTTTACTGTCATGACGTAGTCGAATCCGCGTTCGCCGGCAATGTATTCGGCGGTCTCTCACTGGGTGTGCGCGGCGTCCATGGTGACCACCACACGGCCGTCCACACCGCGGGAGACACCGTCGAGCAGGGCCGTGACCTGGGTGATCTCGTTGGTTCCCGGAGGAACGGCCACTTGGGCGACGGTGACACCATCGCAGTGGATCATCGCGGAGAACAGCGTGAACGACTCGTGATCCCCGATCCACGAACCGCGCAGCACTTTGCCGTCGATAGCCAGCCGCAACGTGCCGCCCGGGATAGGCCGGGCATGACGCAGCAGCCACGGCCCGATCAGTCCTTCCAGCTTCGCTACATCGACATCTTCCAGCGCGCGCCGGATCGTGGACGTATCCGGGACACGGAAAAAGCCGCGGAACCAGCACCATCGTCCACCTATTTTCCGCAGTAACGACGCCGGCAGATCGGCGACCTGGTCGGCGATCTGCCGGAAATTCGAGGCGCCCGCCAGCACAGCGATCAACGACGCCGCGAGAAGGAACGCCAAACTATACACGCGGCCCTTCCGCTTACGGCGATCCGGCACCTTGCCGAGCAACTTCATCAGTTCCGCCAGATCGGCATCGTCACCGCCGGCGCTACCCGGAAACGACGCCCATGACGAGCCATGAGAAAATGACAACGGATGGCCTTCTTCTGGAGTTTGGTTATTTCGCAATCTCCATGATCCCAGAAGGAGGCCATCCTCCATTTCCCGGCCCAGCACGCCAACCCGGCCGGCAACCCTACGAGCTGAGTTGATCACTCAGCGCGATCTTGCCTTAGCCCTGGGGTCGCGGTGCACCGCAATGGCGGGCACCCGGTATCGACAAGACCACTCTGGCCGAGGTTGAGGAGTACGGCGTTGACCGGCTGCTCGGCGAGTTGGCCACGGAATTGCGGGAAGGGGCGTATCGACCGTTGCCGACGCGGTGGGTGTTGATCCCGAAGCCCGGCACGAGTGAGCGGCGTCCGTTATCGATTCCGACGGAGGCGGCATACTGCCGCGTCGTCCAGTATCTTCTTCACCCGGAAGGCCTTTCTTGGTGGAGTAAGCGATATACCCAAGCGCCGCAAATCCCCAGCAAGATAAGGCCTTTCCTCTTCTCAATCCCGCAACGACACGCCCCGACACGCTTGATCAGGGTTTCTAGACGGCGGACCACCCCGCTTCGGCACCGGCGCGAGGCCGTAGTTCGCTGATCGCCACCGCGCGGTGCCCACCTCGTCCGGCCCGGTGCTGCCTGCTGGTATTCATGGCGGTGCGGGCCTGCCAGCACCTCGGTTTCCGTGGGTTCCAGCAGCTGCGACTGCTGCTGGCGAGGGACATCGCCGCCGGGGGTCAACCCCGAGTTCAGACCGGGGGACCCGCCTGAGGCCGTCGCGTCGGCGGTGTTCGGCGCGGTGAACGCCGCCGTGGTGGAGGGGATGTGCACTGTGGACACCGGCGCGCTGACCCGGGCCGCTGACCTGCTGACCAGTGCCCGACGGCTGCTGCTCGTCGGCAACGGCGGCTCGGCGTTCGTCGCGCAGGCCGCGGTGCTCAGGTCCGTCAGCATCGGCTGCCCGGCGGATGCTCCGGCGGATGCGGTGACCCAGCAGATCACCGCTCGGTTGCTGGGCCTGGGCCCGGAGGGCGTGTGCGTGCCGATCGGTTCCAGTGGCGCCTCGGCCTGGACCGACTACTTCTGGCCCGCGCTGGTCCTGCAACGAACGGATTTGGTGCTGCAGATCGGAGTGCGCAGCTTCCTGTTCGCCGAGGACGAGAACTGGGGAGCGGTGATGGCGGACTCGGGCCTGGCCTGCCTGCCGATCTTCGCCCTGTACCTGCTCCTGCAACGCCAGGTGCTGGACGCCTTCGTCCGCTCCGGCCTCCGCTGAGCCCTCCCCCCGACGCCCGGGATTTCCGCAATTTCAATTGGAAATCAGAGCTCTGATTTCCATTGAAATTGCGGCACCGGGCACCCCATCGAGGGCCGCTCGGTGTGCGGGATGGCCGTCGGTGACTGACTTCTTCGAGCTGGTCAACAGCTCGCAGCTGAAGATCCCCGAGGGCAAGCACTTCTGCATCCCCGAGTCGAGTTCGGCACGCCCTACGGCCGAACCGACGACCACGGCGTGACGCTGCTGAGCTCCCAAGGCCTCCCCGCCGCTTACGTCTCCGCAGGTCAGAATCCGCGGGTGCCATTGCGCCATTGCGCCATTGCGCCATAGCGCCATTACGCCATAGCGCCGAAAAGCACTCACGGGCCTTCGTCGGCGGGAACGAGAGTGGCCGACGGGTCTGGTCCGCCCCTAATGGCGCATTGACTTGATCGGTGGGCGATCAATAGCGTCGGCAATCGTTTTCCGGCGCGACGGGACTTACCGGGGGTGATCGGCTTGGCTCGTCCGGGTGTCGGCCAGACCAGTCGGCGCGGCTTCCTGCGGGGAGTGGGCGCCGCCGCCCTTGCCGCGCCCGCGCTCGTCGGCTGCGCTCCGGCGCAGAATCCCCGCGAGATCACCTTCTGGAACTTCTACGGGCCCGGCGGCCAGCAGAAGTCCCAGAGCGACTGGGTCGTCCAGTTGGCCGCCGAGTGGAACGCCACCCATGACATCAAGGTCCGGCTGCGCTACGTGCCGACCAAGGACTACACCTCCGGGCCGACGCTGCAAACCTCGTTCAGCGCGGGCGCGGGCCCGGACGTCTTCCTGCTCAGTCCGGGCGATTTCCTGCGCTACTACAACGGCGGCGCGCTGGCCGACCTCACCCCGCACCTGGATCCCGCGGTGCGGGCCGATTTCCTGCCGCAGGTCCTGCGGACCCGGCTGGTCGACGACCGGGTCTACGGCCTGCCGATGGAGATCGAGCCGCTCGCGCTCTACTACAGCGAGACCGCCTTCGAGCAGGCCGGGCTCGCCGAGGGCGACCTGCCGCGCACCTGGGACGACCTGATCGCGGTGGCGGAGCGGCTGACCACCCCCGACCGCTTCGGGATGCTGTTCGAGACGAACCCCGGCTACTACCAGAACTTCACCTGGTACCAGGCGATGTGGATGGCCGGTGGCGAGGTGTTCACGCCCGACCAGCGCCGCGCCACCTTCGACAGCGGAGGCGTGCATGCGGCCCTGAAGTTCTGGCACGACGCCGTGACCGCCGGGGTCGCGCCGCGCCGCGTGCGGGGCTCGGGCGGCAACGACTCGATCTCCAACATCGCCGACGGGTACTGCGCGATGCAGCAGCTCGGGATCTGGGGCATCGCCGAAATCGCCGAGCAGGCCCCGGATTTCCGCTACGGCGTCACCCCCATGCCGGCCCCGCCCGGCGGCGCCTACACCACGTCGCTGGGCAGCTGGGCGATGGTCGCCAACGCCAAGGGCGCCAACCCGGAGGCAGCGGCCGAATTCGTGGTGTGGGCGCTCGGTTCCACCGATCCGGCGTGCATCGAGCGGATGCGGCGGTGGAACACCGTCGCCAAGACGAACCTCCCGCCCCGCTACTCGGTCCAGCGCGCCGCCCAGGAGCACGGCGCGTTCGACCGCGGTCCGATGCGGGTGTTCGCCGAAGAGGTGATGACCGAGGCCAGGCCCGAACCGAGGTTCCCACCGGAGGTCTACCGGGCGATCTCCGACGCGTTGCAGTCCTGCCAGCTCGACGGCGGGGACCCGGCGTCGGCCGCCGGTGCCGCCGCCGAGCAGATCGACACGTTCTTGTCCACCTACGACGGAGCGCCGATCCATTGAGCCCACGACGAACGAGAGACAGCCGATCCGACGCCGCGGCGGCGTTCGCCTTCCTCGCCCCCGACGGGCTCGGACTGCTGCTGTTCGTCGCGATCCCCACGGCCCTGGCGCTGGTGGTGGGCCTGTTCGACGTCGACGGCTTCGGCAACATCTCCTGGGCCGGGCTGGACAACTTCCGGCTGATGGCCGGCGACGGCCTGCTGTGGCGCAGCTTCGGCATCACCGCCACCTACGCGGTGCTGTTCGTGCCGCTGGCGTTCGCCGCCGCGCTCGGGCTCGCGCTGCTGGTCAAGGACCACTTCCCGGGCGTCGGGGTGGTGCGCGCCGCGCTGTTCCTGCCGAACGCGGTGAGCCTGGTGGTCATCGGCCTGCTGTGGCAGTTCCTGCTCACCGACAAGACCGGCGCGGTCAGCCGGTTGACCGGCCTGGACGGGGTTTCCTGGCTCGGCGACCCGAATTTGGCGCTGGTAACCCTGGTGCTGATCAGCGTGTGGTTCCTGATGGGCTACCAGATGCTCATCTTCCTCGGCGGCCTGCAGGACATCCCGCGCGAGCTGTACGACGCGGCGATCGTGGACGGTGGCGGGCCGTGGCAGCGGTTCCGCCACGTGACCTGGCCGATGCTGCGCCCGACGAGCTTCTTCGTGCTGGTCACCTCGACGGTCAACGCGGTCACCGGCATGCAGGCGTTCGACCTGGTCTTCGTCACCACTTCCGGCGGCCCGGCCAACGCCACCACGACGGTCGTCTACTACGCCTACCAGCAGGCCTTCCAGTTCGGCCGGTTCGGCTACGCGGCGGCGATCTGCGCGCTGCTCGTGGTCTCGCTCGGCGCGGTCACCGGCGCCATGTTCGCTCTGACCAGGGGAGGTCGTTTCGATGCGTAGGACCCCCGGGCGGGCGGTGCTCGCCTACCTGGTCGCGCTGGTGACGGTCGCGCCGCTGCTCTGGTTGCTGTTCAGCGCCTTCCGGCCGGAGTCTGAGCTCTACGACCTCGGCTGGCCCAGCGAGCTGACGCTGTCCAACGTGGCCTACGTGCTGACCGAGGTGCCGTTCCTGCGCTACCTGGCGAACAGCGCTTTCGTCGCTGTCATCGTCACCGTGATCGCGCTGTTCCTGCACTCGATGGCGGCCTACGCGCTGGCGCGGTTGTCGTTCCGGGGCAGGGGATTCGCGTTCGCTTCGGTGGTAGCGACGCTGCTGATCTCGCTGCCGGTGATCCTCGTGCCGCTGTTCATCGTGGTGCGCGGGCTGGGCCTGGTCGACACCTACGCGGGCCTGATCGTGCCGGGGCTGTTCAACGCCTTCGGCATCTTCCTGCTCCGCCAGTTCTACCTGGGTGTGCCGAGGGAACTGGAGGAGGCGGCGCACCTGGACGGCTGCGGGCACTGGCGGATCTACTGGCACGTCATCCTGCCGCTGAGCCGCCCGATGCTGGCGGCCTTGGCGGTGCTGTTCTTCCTGGCGAACTGGAACTCGTTCCTGTGGCCGCTGGCGGTGGCGCAGGACGAGTCCCTGCGGGTGGTCCAGGTCGGTATCGCGTCGCTGCAGGGCCAGTACGCCTCGAAGCAGCACTATGTGATCGCGGCGGCGCTGCTGGCGGCCATCCCGACGGTCCTGGTCTTCCTCCTCGGCCAGCGCTGGCTGGTCGCCTCCCTGAAGACCACCGGCCTCCGCTGAGCAGCGGAAACCGTGCCGCGTGCGCGGCGGGCAGTCGTCGGCTCGCCGTAGGGTTGGGGAGTGCGAGCGTCGCGGTTGGTTTCGTTGCTGTGCTTGTTGCAGGTCCGGGAGGTCATGACCGGGCCCGAGCTGGCCCGGGAACTGGAGGTTTCCGAGCGGACCGTGGCCCGCGACGTGCTCGCGCTGGCCGCCGCCGGGGTTCCGGTGTACGCCGAGCGCGGGCGGACCGGCGGATACCGGCTGCTCGGGGGCTACCGCGCGAAGCTGACCGGGCTCCACCAGGCCGAAGCCGAGGCGTTGTTCCTGGCCGGCGTGCCGGGCCCGGCGATCGACATGGGCCTCGGCGAAGCCGTCGCCGCCGCGCGCCTCAAGGCCTCGGCGGCGTTGGCCCCGCCGTTCCGCGATGCGCCGCAACGGGTGGGGCAACGGTTCCACCTGGATGCGCCCCGCTGGTTCCGCGAGGCCGAAACCCCCGCGGTGCTGCCGGAACTGAGCCGCGCGGTGTGGCGCGACCGCAAGGTCGTCGCCCGGTACCGGCGCGGCGACCGGGAAGTGCGGCGCGAGCTGGAACCGCACGGGCTCGTGCTCAAGGCCGGTGTCTGGTACCTGGCGGCCCGCTGCGGTCAGCGGTTCCTGACCTACCGGGTCGACCGCTTCAGCCACGTAGAGGTCGCCGACGAGGAGTTCACCCGCGACGAGACCTTCGACCTCCCGGCCTTCTGGGAGGAGAAGTCGGAGGAGTTCAACCGCGCCCTGCTGGCCGAGCGCATCCGGATCCGGATCAGCCCGGCGGGCCTGCGAAAACTGCACGCGACCACGGAAGGCACCGCAGCCCGCGAGGCCGAAACCGCCGCGAGCGAACCCGACGCCCAGGGCTGGGTCACCGCGGACTTCCCAGTGGAGTCCCTCGACGTCGCCTACGACCAGATCCTCAACCTGGGCCCGGAAGCCGAAGTCCTGGCCCCACCGGACCTCCGCAACCGCCTGGCCGAAGCGGCGACCCGCCTCGCCTCCCTCTACAGCGACCCGGGCGAAGGACACCTCTGACCGGCGAAGTCGGTTCTTCAGTCGGTCGGAGGTGTCCTTCACGCCGTTCGTCAGCGGTAGTCCTCGGGTTTGCCCGGCTTGCCGGGCCATTCGACTTCCAGGATGTAGCGCCAGGCGTCCGGCCGGGAGCCGTCCACGTCCGTGAAGCCGTAGACCTTTGCCAGGTAGCCGCTCGAGAACGACTCGGTGTTCCAGCGGGCCACGTCCGGGTCCGTCGCCAGCGCGACCACGGCCCGGCCGACGAATCGCGGCGACTCCGAGATGCCGAAACCCTCCGGCGCCGTGGTGGACTCCCGCCAGTTCTCCTCGGTGACGCCGAATAGTTCGAGCATCATCTCCGAACGCAGCCAGCCCGGGGTCAGCGAAACCGCCGTGCCGCCGTGCTCCTTCAACTCCTCGCCCTGGGCGCGGGCGAGTCGGTGCGCCGCGACCTTGACGATGTCGAAGAACGCGCCGCCCTCGCTGCGGTAGTACTGCTCATGCACCTCGGCGGTGCCGTCGGTGAGCTCCACGACAAGGCCGCCCGGCTGCTTGCGCAGGAGATCCAGGGCGAAGTGGCTGGTGATCAGGTGCGCCTCGATGCCGACCCGCAGCCGCTGCAGGCCCTTGCCCAGGTCCTGCTCCCAGACCGGTTTGTGCCAGTCCATCAGGTGCTCGCCGCCGAGGTCGTTGACCAGGATGTCCAGCCGCCCCTGCTCCGCCTCGATCCGCCGGACCAGCTCGCGGACCTGGTCCGGATCGGTGTGGTCGCAGCGGACCGCGACGCCCTGGCCGCCGGCCTGCGTCACCAGCTCGGCAGTGTCCTCAATGGTCTCCGGCCGGTCGTAGTCCGAG
This genomic interval carries:
- a CDS encoding O-methyltransferase translates to MTDLQSPELKTIVMNQRRYEYLLRQTEPPTQAQQWLIDQTNALGASAEMQIPHEQGVLLTLLVQLTGASRIVEIGTYTGYSTLAMARGLGAGGQIVTCDLSSEWTEIAQQAWEKEGVADRIEVRLGQAAGTLRAMPKTEHIDMVFIDADKVSYQQYWELLVPRMRPGGLLLADNTFYYGEAADDFPIGNAKAIDEFNSHVRADDRVESVMLPIADGLIVARKRTELS
- a CDS encoding aromatic amino acid ammonia-lyase; this translates as MMSGTSALSTPIIDVSGELTPEMLSSAAQPLNIRIDEVTRDRVLACRAFMMQSLTEGQAVYGATTGFGPLVDFSGRVNSADQCENTLSHLSTGQGDDLKPAVVRAALLIRLRSLAQGRSGVSYTVLEALAAMLRTEFSPAVPRIGSVGASGDLVPLAHAVQALRGIGAAYHGGQRMPAGQALVESGLPALELDGRDALGLVNGTSLTAAAAGLALASIRRSHVVAWTLSAVMADVLGCATGYLSPHLMGAFAHPGAAEVAQHMRNLLQGTVPTGDRGLQEPYSIRCVPQLLGAAAASIAHADQVVRTDLNGISDNPLFFPEHGEIVHGGNFFGQPVAFAADLLSLVTVQIANLAERQLDLMVDPHRNGGLPPMLATTPGEQHGVQGVQLVATSAVVHMRRTCTPASMQSVPTNLHNQDVVPFGTQAALSALDQAESLRWLHGSLAVALRQAVHVGRAPTAPACVTVLDRLIEAVPAIEPDRPLRADVLRAAEVLDEFADELENQNQVN
- a CDS encoding zinc-binding dehydrogenase, giving the protein MRAAVRTGVHGIRVEDVPDPVLVEPTDVIVRVVLAAVCGTDLWGYRGLGEIPPGPRAGHEFLGVVEELGNAVENFRRGQLVLAPFMWADGTCTACRKGLPTSCADGAMWGGSSDGGQGEAVRVPYADATLIALPMTAEDERLPSVLALADVMSTGHYAIGNAGTGPGSTVAVIGDGAVGLCAVLAARAAGAAEILLLSRHELRARVGQKFGATETVPDRGADAVARVRELTAGHGVDAVVDCVGTQEAMDTAVGAVRDGGTVALVGAPHAALPGAEQVFLRNLKITGGLAPARVIIPRLIDRVLDGRIDSSPVFDLTVGLEAVPEAYRQMDNRTAIKALIRIS
- a CDS encoding ISAs1 family transposase; translation: MAGERGFDYVMTVKGNQAVLKEKVFDRVLPLLRKTPHHVVVDDTHGRIRRWTTWITDAGGIDFPHARSVACVKREETTFSGELVSKERAWIITSQNTTTVTAEDLHDQVRDHWGIENKSHHVRDTTYHEDAQQIYTGTGAHILATLRNTAISMLRITGHNDIRRTTEWISRDRTRTLPLLSLQVAGRNTQ
- a CDS encoding transposase family protein; translated protein: MSFSHGSSWASFPGSAGGDDADLAELMKLLGKVPDRRKRKGRVYSLAFLLAASLIAVLAGASNFRQIADQVADLPASLLRKIGGRWCWFRGFFRVPDTSTIRRALEDVDVAKLEGLIGPWLLRHARPIPGGTLRLAIDGKVLRGSWIGDHESFTLFSAMIHCDGVTVAQVAVPPGTNEITQVTALLDGVSRGVDGRVVVTMDAAHTQ
- a CDS encoding ABC transporter substrate-binding protein, with the translated sequence MARPGVGQTSRRGFLRGVGAAALAAPALVGCAPAQNPREITFWNFYGPGGQQKSQSDWVVQLAAEWNATHDIKVRLRYVPTKDYTSGPTLQTSFSAGAGPDVFLLSPGDFLRYYNGGALADLTPHLDPAVRADFLPQVLRTRLVDDRVYGLPMEIEPLALYYSETAFEQAGLAEGDLPRTWDDLIAVAERLTTPDRFGMLFETNPGYYQNFTWYQAMWMAGGEVFTPDQRRATFDSGGVHAALKFWHDAVTAGVAPRRVRGSGGNDSISNIADGYCAMQQLGIWGIAEIAEQAPDFRYGVTPMPAPPGGAYTTSLGSWAMVANAKGANPEAAAEFVVWALGSTDPACIERMRRWNTVAKTNLPPRYSVQRAAQEHGAFDRGPMRVFAEEVMTEARPEPRFPPEVYRAISDALQSCQLDGGDPASAAGAAAEQIDTFLSTYDGAPIH
- a CDS encoding carbohydrate ABC transporter permease; the encoded protein is MSPRRTRDSRSDAAAAFAFLAPDGLGLLLFVAIPTALALVVGLFDVDGFGNISWAGLDNFRLMAGDGLLWRSFGITATYAVLFVPLAFAAALGLALLVKDHFPGVGVVRAALFLPNAVSLVVIGLLWQFLLTDKTGAVSRLTGLDGVSWLGDPNLALVTLVLISVWFLMGYQMLIFLGGLQDIPRELYDAAIVDGGGPWQRFRHVTWPMLRPTSFFVLVTSTVNAVTGMQAFDLVFVTTSGGPANATTTVVYYAYQQAFQFGRFGYAAAICALLVVSLGAVTGAMFALTRGGRFDA
- a CDS encoding carbohydrate ABC transporter permease — translated: MRRTPGRAVLAYLVALVTVAPLLWLLFSAFRPESELYDLGWPSELTLSNVAYVLTEVPFLRYLANSAFVAVIVTVIALFLHSMAAYALARLSFRGRGFAFASVVATLLISLPVILVPLFIVVRGLGLVDTYAGLIVPGLFNAFGIFLLRQFYLGVPRELEEAAHLDGCGHWRIYWHVILPLSRPMLAALAVLFFLANWNSFLWPLAVAQDESLRVVQVGIASLQGQYASKQHYVIAAALLAAIPTVLVFLLGQRWLVASLKTTGLR
- a CDS encoding helix-turn-helix transcriptional regulator; its protein translation is MRASRLVSLLCLLQVREVMTGPELARELEVSERTVARDVLALAAAGVPVYAERGRTGGYRLLGGYRAKLTGLHQAEAEALFLAGVPGPAIDMGLGEAVAAARLKASAALAPPFRDAPQRVGQRFHLDAPRWFREAETPAVLPELSRAVWRDRKVVARYRRGDREVRRELEPHGLVLKAGVWYLAARCGQRFLTYRVDRFSHVEVADEEFTRDETFDLPAFWEEKSEEFNRALLAERIRIRISPAGLRKLHATTEGTAAREAETAASEPDAQGWVTADFPVESLDVAYDQILNLGPEAEVLAPPDLRNRLAEAATRLASLYSDPGEGHL